GCACACTTCGGTTCTGCGGGACCACCGAGTTCGCCAGTGGTCAGTGGGTGGGCGTGGAGCTGGATGAACCTGAGGGCAAGAATGATGGCAGTGTTGGGGGTGTCCGGTACTTCATCTGCCCTCCCAAGCAGGGTGAGTCCCACAGGGGCTCAAAAGGGTGGTGATGGTTTCCACTCAGTAGTTCTGATGCTGCCAGctgagggggttggggggtgatggcagggcagagggcagaggcttGGACAACTCCCAGCCCAGGCTATGTCCCCCCAGGTCTCTTTGCCTCTGTGTCCAAGATCTCCAAGGCAGTGGACGCACCTCCCTCATCTGTTACCTCCACACCTCGGACTCCCCGGATGGACTTCTCCCGCGTCACTGGCAAAGGCCGCAGGGAGCACAAAGGTCAGAGGGGGAGCCCTGGGGCTGAGGAGAGCCAGTCTTGAGCATCTTCTGTGGGTAGCCCAGCTTCCGTGACTCAGTTTCTTCTCAGGCCCAAAGTCCCATTTTAGAGGATGATCTCTGAGTCCCTGACTTCTATGACTTAGTGTCTCCTTTGACTCAGTACCGGCCCCACCTGGTTCTTGGAAGGACCTGTGGGTTCCCTGCCCACTGTGACACAGTTTCTCGTCAGACCCAAAGGTTTTCTCCCAGTTTCAGGGAAGAATCTATGGGGTTCCTGGCTTCAGTGACTTGATTTATTCTCAGACCCAATAGCCACTTCATTGTGAAAGGATAGTTTCTGGGTTCCTGacttctgagactcagtttttcCTTTGGCTTAAGTAGCCTCAACTTTGAGAAGGAGTTTTGGAATTCTCCAGGTTCTTGACTCAGTTTTCCCTCCGGCCTAAAGCCCCCAGCCCCAGTTATCTGACAACTGGGGATGTTTCCTTTCAAGCTCACCCACCCCCCAATTTGGAGGAAGGCTCTGCTTTTCCTTTGATTGGAACCAGGCAAGAGCTTCTACCTTGTGGCTTTCTGGTGACACAGGGTCCCCGGGGCTGGCATTTAGAGGCCTCTCCCTCACCCCTTGtaccctccacccccaggcaagAAGAAGCCCCCGTCATCCCCATCTCTGGGCAGCCTGCAGCAGCGCGACGGAGCCAAGGCTGAGGTTGGAGACCAGGTCCTCGTCGCAGGCCAGAAGCAAGGGATTGTGCGCTTCTATGGGAAGACAGACTTTGCCCCAGGTGAGGACAGATATCTGGGCTGGGGAGCAGGCAGGACCTCGAGGCATCCTGACACCCTCCTGCCGCAGGTTACTGGTACGGCATCGAGCTAGACCAGCCCACCGGGAAGCACGATGGCTCTGTCTTTGGCGTCCGGTACTTTACCTGCCCTCCGAAGCATGGAGTCTTTGCTCCAGCATCTCGAATTCAGAGGTGAGTCCAAACTCTGATCCCAAAACAGGGCGCCACCCAGAGCCCTGATTTCTCCCTTAGGTGCCCTGGAGGGGTATTCCTCCTCGTGGACCAGGAGGACAGTTTGGATACCCACCCCCACGCCCTAGCTCTTTCCTTGTAGGCTCCCTGGCGCACAGCTCCTGGCCAGACCCTGCCTGACCTCTTGTGGCTCTGACTCCTCCCACCCCTCGTGTCTCCCTAGGATTGGTGGATCCACCGATCCCCCTGGCGACAATGTTGGAGCCAAAAAAGTACATCAAGTGACAAGTGAGTTGGGGGCTGGGTATGAGGAGGAGTGTGGGTTTGGGGATAGGAGGGAAGGTCGTGGGTTCTCAGGTCTATGCTGGAGTAGAATCTCCAGTGTTCATTTGGGACACAGGATCTGGGAAAATGATGAGACAGGATCCCCCAAAGGGTGGGTGCTATGGGGATGGGGATGTTAATGACAAGGCTCTGGGCAGGCACTGGAGACATGGGCAGGTCTTGGAGGACACAGGAAATATTATTGACGACAGGTCTAGATGGCTGTTGGGAATGCCAGCCCACCGGTAAGCATGATGGCTTTATCTTTGGTGTCTAGTGGGATGTGGATAAGTATTAATGACAAGGAGTCTGGGTGGGTATTGATAGACAGGTGGGTCTGCCATCCCCTCACCTGAGACCTTGCCCTTCCCTTCAGTGTCACAGCCCAAACGCACCTTCACAACAGTCCGGACTCCAAAGGACATTGCATCCGAGAACTCCATCTCCAGGTGCGTAGCAACCCTTGGCCCCCTCTCCTGCGGGATATTCAGGAAAAGGCAATCACCAGGCCATTGGACACAGGGGTCTGGAGCTCTGGGTGGGGCTGGAAGTAGAGGTTAGGAAAACTTATGGTGAGTTAGCTTACCCAGACACAGTCTTTACGGAGTGAGGCCCCACACTGAATTCTGGTGACTTCAGCTTTTTAGGGGCAGGTAGAGGAGGCAGAACATCCTCCGCCTCATGGGAGCCTGAGAAGGCATAGccggagaggcagaggcagaatcCAGAAAGGCCAAATCCCAGACACGTGGGGAAGAGCTGGGGGGTGATGGGTCCAGATGCTCTCACCCGCTGCACCCTGCACCAGGGTGTGACACAGTTCTCTTCCCCAGGTTGCTCTTctgctgctggtttccctggatGCTGAGGGCGGAGATGCAGTCTTAGAGGCCCTGGACATCCCACAAAGAGACACAGAGTCCCCTCTAGTGTCTCCTGACACAAGGAGCCCCCGAGTCACCCTGAGATAGAGATTCCCAGTAACACATCCAGAATAGAGACTCCCCCAGTAGCCAGCCCTCGATCACTGAGGCCCCATTATTAACAGATTTCCCCATGATAACTCCCCAAATACAGACCTTGTGTTACCCAGAAAGAGATTCCCTGAGTGTAGCACCTTCAGGCTAGTCCCTATCCCCAACCTCTCAGAGCAGACCCCCTAGTAACAGATTTCCACATCATTCCAAATGACGGTGACTTTCTCTACATAATGCTCCACAACAGAACATTCCTGAGTCACTTGTCACTGGATCAGAACCCTTACCTATTAACAAAGACCCACCCCATCAAGTCCCCTTGAAAGAAACCCCTCCAGAACAACAGGGTAACAAACCCACATTTAATTTCAGTCCCCTCAAGATGCTGTGACCCCTGTGGTCACCCCAAACCCTTACACTACAATCAGAGACCCCCCTCCACTGACAAAAACCCCTGCTCTTACCCCTCAAGAAGAGACCCACATTAACCAGCCCACTGTCACCACCAATTTACAGACACCAAAACAGTCCTGGAAGTGCTAATTACAGGACCCCCAAGTCTTCCTGTCCTCTGTACCCTCAAGAAACCCCCAGTGCCTTGTATGAAGCCCACCCCATGTGGCCCACAGTACCTGTGCTGGCCAGGCTCCcagaaaattctctatttttaaagcaattatttcCCCCTTTGGGGGACCCCAAAATTTGGAGGTCCCATTCTGGGACTCTAAGCATCCTAAACCCCAGATTACATGTCCCAAACTACCCTGTGCCCCCAAGTCCTACATCCCCTAGGAGACCCCAAAGCCCTAACTCCCAGGACCCCCAAATCATGGACTCCCCAAATCCCCAGGGAATcccaaatttaaaaatccaatcCCAAGCCCCCAGGAAACCCTAGTCATGGAGGTCCTTGTGCCTGGGATGGAGGAGACTGCAGTCAGGATATGTATCCCGGGCTCCCAGGGCACCTTAAGTCCCATTCATAGGCCCCAGGAGACCCCAAACAGGAATTCTTATCCCTGGAAAACAGAGGACTTCAGTGCCCTGAGTCAGTAGATCTCAAGACACCCAAATTCCAAGAGCCCTAGCCCCAAGGGAACCCCAAATCCTCAAACCTCCATCTCTAATACATGAAGGGCACCAAGGCCTTGAGGGGATCCCAAATCCTGGAGCCCCCACTATAGTCTACTTTCTGGTCACAGGTCCAAGACATTAAATCTTAAGTTACTGGCCTCGAAGGACCTCACAGCTCCCTGGCCAGACTATGCTCGAGGGAGACCCTGAAGGCCCAGGAGGTCCACGGCAGACCTGGGGCCCTGAACACCAAGGACAGCTCACAACTGCCCCTTCACTGCATGTCCCCCAAACTCAGCATGACCCCGACTCCCTTCAATAAAGACGTTTCTATGGCTCTTTGCGTCGGGTCTGTGTTTGGCGAGTTACGGCCTTGCCTCTGTATCCTTGCTGGGGGAGGATGGCAGAGTAAGTTCATACCTCAAGCTCGCCTCCCTGCGGCTTGGGTATAAGATCGCCTAGTCTGTGGGAAGTCCATCTAACAGTCGCGTTTTTCCTGAGGCCGCCACAGCTGCCCCTCGGCGCTGGGCTCTCTCCGCAGTGTGGACAGGTTCTGTTCTGGCGCTCTGATTGGCCGCTGCCAGAAGAAGACGCGTTTCTGAAAGATCCCCAATGGCTCAGAGGCCAGGAGGTACAGCCTATCACCGAACGAAACTGAAGGGGCGGGGCAATATTGTGTAAGAGCGCCGATTGGGTGGAAGGCGGAGCCTTAGCGCCTTTGAGAACTCCCATTGGTCCGAGGACTCTGCGTCAGGCATGTGGGGCGGAAGTGGCTGGGAAGGGAATGGGGGTGTTGAATTTGGAATTTGGAGGGGACACTGGTGGACGGTCAGTTCTTGGGGGTGGCCGAGGGCGGAGATAAGGGTCTGAGAGGGCTGAGAGTGAGGATTCGGAAAAGCTCAGACGGGAGTCCGAGGGAGTTCAAAGCGTGGGATCCAAGGGGTTCAGGGAAGGGAGGTGTGAGGAGTCAGGCTCCGAGTCAAAGGTCCAAGGGTGCTGCAGTGAAGGGCTCTTGGAAAGAGAGGTCTGAGGGGATCCTAGAGTTGGGGGATCCGAGGAGACTGCAAATGGATGTATCTGAGGCTGCTTAGATAGGGGGTTCGAGGGTACTCAGAATGGGGCGTCTGAAAGGGCTTAAGGCGGGAGGAGGGTCCACAAGGACCTTGAATATTGTTAAGAGAGTCGGGCTCAGAGTTGCAGATCCGAAGTTTTTAGGATGAGGTCTTAAATTAAGGTGTCTAAAGGGGCTCTAGGGTGCAGCCCTGGGGGATATGTGTGGTGGAGCTCTTGAGAAAGGCTCCCAATGGACTCAGGGGTTGTTCTCTGCGAGAGCCTTGGGAGGGCAAAATACGTGTAGCCTGATAGGCCTTTGGTGGATGGCGTTTGGGGGAGTGTTCTGGGTATTCATCGTGTCtaggcagggagcctgggggtGCATTGGGTGGCTTTTGAGATGTTGAGGACTTAGGTTTTAGAAACCAAGTGAGTTTTGCTAGAGGGCTGAGGTGAGGCCCTGGCCCATGATAAGAAACGAAGGCTGGATCATATCCTGAGGGTGGCAGTCTTGGTGGCTTCAGTGTGTTCTCTTTCCACAGAACTGACTGGGTACTCGGAGTTGCTGTTGATGGAGGATCAGGACGCCAGGGTCCCAGCACTGGAACCATTCAGGGTGGAGCAGGTTGTCAGGACTGGGGGTGCAGAGGGTGATGGTGGGGACTAGAGGGTGGGAGATAGAGTGGGGATGGGCAAGCTGACTCCTGGACTTGTGGGCTGGACTGCCCCTCCCTCTAAATTCATTCTTACCCTCAGGGTCCAGCCCCACACCCATCCCCCAAATGGGCATTAGTCCCTTGACTTCAGGCCCTGGCCTGTGTGGGGACATCTTGAGCCTCGCTCTAGAGGAGAGGTTGCTCACTGATGTAAGCACCTCTGTGTGGGTTGAAGGGCCACACCTTCAGGGGGATCTCTCTGTCCTAGGCACCACCTGTAATCTACTATGTCCCTGACTTCATCTCCAAGGAAGAGGAGGAGTATTTGCTTCGACAGGTGACATCAACACCCTTCtggtctgtttttttcccctcttcccagaTCCCTCTCCAACTCCCAGCTCCTATGTGAGAGCCCACAAGGCCACAGTGAAGATCCTGGCAGGAATGAGAGGATCATCCAGCAGCCATCCCTTaccttccctcttcctttctcagcACCTGCCTGTCAGAAAGAGCTTTTCCCAGAGGTGTAGGAGAAACCAAACTGATTCTTAGAAAAGAAGTGGTTATGCTGGAGGTCAGAGTCCCTGTGCTGAAACAGCCCAATCCTGCTACCTTAGAGAAGAAGTTACAAACACAGGCTGAGATAGCCCAGTTCAGGCCCTTGGGATTTGGGGAATGAATAATTTACAGTGTtgagatttctgtgctgagatAGCCTAGGCCTCAGAAGGTTACAGAGTGAACACTTCCCTGCACCGATAGCTCAGCATAGACCCAGAACCTTGGGAACAAGGTTCCCAAGCACAGAGCACCTGCATTGAGATAGCCCAGCCTATATTCTAGTCTTAAGGTTTAGGGAAAGAAGAATTTACAAAGCTCAGAGTCTTTGCATTATCTTAGTGCCCTTTGCCGCCCCAGACCCTTAGTTACAGAGCACAGATCTTCCCTGTGCTATCCCAGCTAGTCCTGTCTAGTTGGAGTCCCAGAAATGAGTTAGCTACAAAACTCAAGACTCTCCTGCTGAGACAGCCCATTCCAGCCCCATAACCATGAAGGGAATAAGGAGATTATCGAGTGGAGTATAGATTTCTTAAGACTTTTTGAAGACTGCCCATTCTAGACCCTTGGAATATTGGCAGTGGAGAAATTTCAAAGCCCTCTCTTTGCTTTAGGGAGATAGCCTGGTTTAGCACATTCCCTCCTCCAGGCAATAGCAACGAGGAGGTTCTAGAACTCAGACTGTGCTGAGATAGCCCAAGAATCAGGAAATTACAGAGTGCAGACTCTTTGCTGGGATGAAAGAGTCCAGTCCATGCCAGAGCTCTGAGTAGATTCAGACCCCGATTGTGCAGCCCTTGGTCCTTTTCCTCCATCCCTAGACACAGGTGGGCTTTGAGGCCAGCAGCCTCCACACGGCAaagggcaaacaaacaaaaaaaattcctggGAACACTATCAGAGAATGAGCCCACAGACACTGAGATGACCCATTTCTATCCCCAGGTGAAAACCCCTATGTTGGCCTGGGTGGGAGAATCAGAGAAGGTGGTCTTGAAAAAGCACTGATCCCCTTCTCACCTCCCAGGTCTTCAATGCCCCAAAGCCAAAGTGGACCCAGCTTTCCGGGAGGAAGTTACAGAACTGGGGTAAGTGTCCTGGCTGTGGGCGGAGTGATTTAGGGATGTGGGCTGGGGAAGGCGACTCAGGTTGGATAGTCTCAGGATGTTGTGAGGGAGGGATGTCCTTGAGAATTCAAGGAGTCCTGAGGGCCAGGAGGATTCTGAGGGGTTAGGGAGGTCCTGATGAGTTGGGTGTATCTTAAAAGGTCCAGGGGTTTGGAGAAGTCAGGAAATCTTTGAAGGGTGGAGTGATCTCCAAAGAGTTTGGGGTCCTTGAGGCGGTCAGAGTGCTACCAACCACTGAGATATCCCTAATGGGGGCTCCACCTGCCAGAGCTCCTTGATTGGGTGCCCTCAGCATCCCATTACCCTTCCCCAGGTGGGCTGCCCCATCCCCGTGGGATGGTTCCTGAGCGGCTGCCACCATGGCTCCAGCGCTATGTGGACAAAGTGTCTGACCTCAGTCTTTTTGGGGGCCTCCCAGCCAACCACGTCCTTGTGAACCAGTATCTGCCTGGGGAGGGCATCATGGTAACCACACTTTCACCCCAACCCCCAGACCTCAGATCTGCCATGGGGCAGGACATCATGTTGACCCTTGTCCACTCTCATTAAGCAGCCACAAACTCCAACCAAGCATTCACCTCCCTGTCCCCAGTTGGGGAGCCCCACTTTCACCCCCGAGGGTGGTGGGTGTGGACTACTGCCCTGTCCAGCCctggtgccccctccccagccccacgaGGATGGGCCACTGTACTACCCGACCGTCAGCACCATCAGCCTGGGCTCCCACACCATGCTGGACCTGTACGAGCCTCGGCAGCCAGAGGACGATGACCCTACAGAGCAGGTGGGCCCTGAAACGCTGCCGCAGCCACTTATGGGCGCTCTGACATCCCATATCCTCCAAGAGGCCCCAATCCCACCTGCCTGCAGGGTACCACTGATATACTTCTTCCTCTCTACCCTCATGGAGTGCACCCACATTCTCCTAGGTGCATGACCCATCTGCTTGCAGGGTGCCCTAGAAATCATATTAATAGATACCCTGATACCACACCTGCTGAGTGAATACCATGACATCCTCCAAATCCCCTGGCCCCACACATTCAGAGCGCTGCAATGCTGCACTCAGGGCTCCAACAGACATTGGTATCCTCAGATAGCCCAATGCTATTCACTCATGGGTGTCTGACATCTCCCAGACACCCTGACTCTCGATGGCCACTGTACAGGCACCCTAACACTGACCTCCCTCCCACTCCAATAATGTGATCTGCCAGGCATGACACCCCCAAATTCTCCTTGGCACCTCAACACATGACTTGCTGCTCAAGGATCCCCAGATATCCTGCCTCCTTTCTATGAGGGTTGCTCATGACAACAGCTTCCTAGATCCCTTTCTTTGATGCATTTCTGACACCCCCCTGTTCACAGAAGCTCTTCTGGACACCCTGACCCCAGCTGCTCCTTGGGACTTCCCTTTATAATCCTACATCCTCCTGGATACCCTGACACCCCCTCCTCTCTGCCAGTGTCCTCAAACACCCTGATATCCACACAAACGTCACCTGCATCCAGACCATGTCTGCTCATCTCTTCCTCACTTCCTGGCTTCAGCCAAGTCCTCAACCTAGTTCCACCCAGTTTCCTGCGACCTCTGATCCCtcagtcccagcccccagccccttgcagATCCTAGCTGCAGTTCCCACGGCCTGCAGACCCTTAAGTCATCCCCAACTGCAGCCTAGTTCCTGCCCCTGCCGAGGGCCTGCTGACAACCCTCTCCACTGTCTCCATTTACCCCCAAGCCTGGCCCTGGAACCCTTGGGATTTTCACTCCAAAGCCTCCATCCCTGGGAGGACACttgctaaccctaaccctaaacctcaGCCTTTGCCCCTGGGACTCGCTGGCCCTCGCCCTCTGAACCCCCAAACCTGCCCACCTCTCCCCCTCCACGCCCCTCCCCCGTCCCTCGCCCAACTTCTGAGGACCCGCTAACCTTCAACGTGCCCCGCAGCCCCGACCCCCGCCGCAGCCAGCCACCTCTCTGCTGCTGGAACCTCGCAGCCTGCTGGTGCTCCGTGGCACCGCCTACACGAGCCTCCTCCACGGCATCGCACCCGCTCGCGTAGACGTGCTGGACGCCGCCTCCCTGCCGCCCAACGCAGCCGCTTGCCCCTCGGCGCAGCCCGGAGCCCGCCTGGCCCGCGGCACCCGCGTCTCGCTGACCATCCGCCGCGTGCCCCGCGTGCTGCGCGCTGGCCTCCTGCTCAGCAAGTGACGCCAGGTCCCAGGATCCGCCGGGATTCCCGGGCTTTCGCCTGCTCTGGACAGCTGCCACCCTGTGACCTTGAAACCCTGGGGCAGAGGCAACTCCTCTTACCTCTCCCGGGGTTATTTTCCCAGTAACTGTGTGGGAACCATAGGAAAAGGCCCCATTCCAaataaaccaacaacaaaaaataccttATTTTGGTTTTGGACATGGCAGAAGGGAGGGGTCAGATGCTTGGGTTCCTGAGGGGCGCTGCGCCTGGCACCTTAGAGGGAGGGTGTGGGCCATGGGGGTCAGATGTATGGGTCACAGAGTGGAGCAGAATCCAGGgcttttgaggggggagggttaTATCTGGAGACCCCTTATGTGGGTGGTGCGAGCTTGGGAGGTTCAGCTACTGGTCTGCTGGGGAGGAATGAGTTAAGTGGTACTGCTGTCACCTGAGCTGGGCATCAGATTACCTGGGTCCAGTTTCCACCTGGGAagagcctggccctgggctcctggCTACCTCAGGCCTGGGTGAGTCCTACTGAGGAGGTCTGGGGGTGGGTACCCCTGGCTGGGAAAAGGGCTCCTACTGGGGATCCTCACTGAATCTCTGTTCCCAGGCTCCCGAAtatggccctgcccccacctctgagCCCTAGGCCCTCTTCTGAGCCCTTCAGCCACGCCCCTGGAGCGCCTAGGGAGCTGGATACTGCTGAATGCACCATCTACCCTGCATCTGGAGACGACAGAATCAGGTAGGAGCTGGTGTTTTTGAAACTTGGGTCCCAAAAGGGTGGGGGCAGTACCCCTTTTGAGGGTAGGAGATACTGTGAGTATGATCACCTGGGGACACGGGAGAGGTAGCTGGGATAGGGTAGATAATGGGCACCTAGGCTTACCCAGGGACCTGTCAATGTCCCCTACCAGGTTGGAACAGGCTCAGAAGCAGGGGCAGGTCTCCTTGGACCCTCCTGAGCACTTCCAGAGTGGACCGAGGGGCACCAAGCCTGCCACTGGCCTCCCCACATCTCCAACGTCCTCTTCCCAGGAGGACCCAACTGGGGCCAAACACTGTGAGGTGAGCTGAGGTGACCTGGGCCCCTCCCTGTGCCAGCTCCTACCTCCTGTTGCTCTCCCAGAATTTGGCCTCCACACCAGGGATGAGGTGATGATTCTGGAAGAATGTTGGGCATCTGTTGGGGGAGGGATGCTCTGGACAATGATTCTTTACCAATCACTAtagaaatatttcagtatttaccagctgagaattatttttatcattggcCCATTCCTTGGCAGGGTTATCCAGCTCCATCACCCCTTCCCTGTCCAGACCCGTAGGCCCTCCATATACACATTTCCAGAAACTTTGGAACCTGGAGAATTTGAACTAGAGGTTCTCAGGCCTGGCTCCACTGGGAGGTTTCTCTAGATGGGAGCAGCCCTGGTGCAGACCCAGTGATAGACTCTGCTGCAGAGAAGCATCCAGAAGGCAGGAGCCTGCAGAAGAAGGGTGCAATGGGAGTGGGGGCACATCTTAGTTGACTCGCCAGCCCTGACTCAGCTCTCTGGGTTCCCCAGCACTCCATCTCTGGCCAGGAGGTATTGGAGGCTGAGCAGGACAGCCTGCATCTTAGCCTTCTGGGGCTGGGCCTCCAGCTGCAGGACCTGGAGCgaggcctggggccctgggcaTCAGCCCAGAGCGGGatggtccagctgcaggtgggtAATGGGAAGCTAGGATGcgggagggtgggcagggcctCAGGAGTGGGTGCCAGCTCCCTAGggtaggaaatgtgtttattcCATGTTCTAggttgggaaggggaggaggggttgTAAATCCAGGTCCCAGGTCTCTGGTGCccctggttgtgtgtgtgtgtgtgtgtgtgtgtgtgtgtaaatccaGGTCCCAGGTTTCTGGTGcccctggggtgtgtgtgtgtgtgtgtgtgtaaatccaGGTCCCAGGTCTCTGGTgcccctggtgtgtgtgtgtgtgtgtgtgtgtgtggattggGGAGGGGAGTGACGTCCAACTCTGTGTACCCAGGCCCTCCAGGCAGACCTCCGTGGGGCAGCTGAGCGTTTAGATGCACTGCTGGCATTCGGTGAGGGGCTGGCACAGCGGAGTGAGCCCCAAGCCCGGGCACCCCTGGAACAGGTCCTGAGGGCCTTCAGAGCCCATCGAGACAGCATCTTCCGGCAGCTGTGGCGGCTGCAGGCCCAGATGGTCAGCTTCAGCCTGGTATGGACCACCCTGGAGGTCCCTGGTGCAGGCACGAGTCCCAACCCTCATGACCTCTGTCCTCTGACCAGGTGTTTGAGGATATCAACACACTGGAGCAGGACTTGGAGGTTGAGGGGGACTCAGACGGGCCAGGACATGGTAGGATCTGGGGGCCCTGGGCATCCGGTAGCCTCCCCACTCCTGCAGAGTTGGAGTGGGACCCGGCGGGGGACGTTGGGGGCCTCGGGCCTTTGGGGCGAAGGACAGCCTGGACACCAGGGGCTCCCTGTGAGCTATGTGGCCACAGGGGCCCCTGGGGCAGGGGACAAAGCCTCGAGGTAAGAGCAGGTGGGGTCACCTCCCCCCAGGCACCCATGGACCCCTCTGTGTGCCTCCTAGCAGGGTCCTTCCCCTTCAAGGTTTTCATGGCTCTGTGTCTCCCTCTATCCCTCTCggggtctatttctcttttgctaTCTCAgtgttcccttccctccctccctttgtcTCTCTTGGCCTCCATGTCTTCCTCcatctcactctgtttccttctGTTGTGTCTACATTTCCTCATTTCCTCTATCTCCCTCACTCACCCTAAGGGGCCATGCTATTCCAAAATCACTCCCATCTCAAAGCC
This genomic interval from Vicugna pacos chromosome 9, VicPac4, whole genome shotgun sequence contains the following:
- the ALKBH6 gene encoding alpha-ketoglutarate-dependent dioxygenase alkB homolog 6 isoform X1, which encodes MEDQDARVPALEPFRVEQAPPVIYYVPDFISKEEEEYLLRQVFNAPKPKWTQLSGRKLQNWGGLPHPRGMVPERLPPWLQRYVDKVSDLSLFGGLPANHVLVNQYLPGEGIMQPQTPTKHSPPCPQLGSPTFTPEGGGCGLLPCPALVPPPQPHEDGPLYYPTVSTISLGSHTMLDLYEPRQPEDDDPTEQPRPPPQPATSLLLEPRSLLVLRGTAYTSLLHGIAPARVDVLDAASLPPNAAACPSAQPGARLARGTRVSLTIRRVPRVLRAGLLLSK
- the ALKBH6 gene encoding alpha-ketoglutarate-dependent dioxygenase alkB homolog 6 isoform X3, with protein sequence MEDQDARVPALEPFRVEQAPPVIYYVPDFISKEEEEYLLRQVFNAPKPKWTQLSGRKLQNWGGLPHPRGMVPERLPPWLQRYVDKVSDLSLFGGLPANHVLVNQYLPGEGIMPHEDGPLYYPTVSTISLGSHTMLDLYEPRQPEDDDPTEQPRPPPQPATSLLLEPRSLLVLRGTAYTSLLHGIAPARVDVLDAASLPPNAAACPSAQPGARLARGTRVSLTIRRVPRVLRAGLLLSK
- the ALKBH6 gene encoding alpha-ketoglutarate-dependent dioxygenase alkB homolog 6 isoform X2 → MEDQDARVPALEPFRVEQAPPVIYYVPDFISKEEEEYLLRQVFNAPKPKWTQLSGRKLQNWGGLPHPRGMVPERLPPWLQRYVDKVSDLSLFGGLPANHVLVNQYLPGEGIMPQTPTKHSPPCPQLGSPTFTPEGGGCGLLPCPALVPPPQPHEDGPLYYPTVSTISLGSHTMLDLYEPRQPEDDDPTEQPRPPPQPATSLLLEPRSLLVLRGTAYTSLLHGIAPARVDVLDAASLPPNAAACPSAQPGARLARGTRVSLTIRRVPRVLRAGLLLSK
- the ALKBH6 gene encoding alpha-ketoglutarate-dependent dioxygenase alkB homolog 6 isoform X4, whose amino-acid sequence is MEDQDARVPALEPFRVEQAPPVIYYVPDFISKEEEEYLLRQVFNAPKPKWTQLSGRKLQNWGGLPHPRGMVPERLPPWLQRYVDKVSDLSLFGGLPANHVLVNQYLPGEGIMHHQPGLPHHAGPVRASAARGR
- the SYNE4 gene encoding nesprin-4 isoform X1, with the protein product MALPPPLSPRPSSEPFSHAPGAPRELDTAECTIYPASGDDRIRLEQAQKQGQVSLDPPEHFQSGPRGTKPATGLPTSPTSSSQEDPTGAKHCEHSISGQEVLEAEQDSLHLSLLGLGLQLQDLERGLGPWASAQSGMVQLQALQADLRGAAERLDALLAFGEGLAQRSEPQARAPLEQVLRAFRAHRDSIFRQLWRLQAQMVSFSLVFEDINTLEQDLEVEGDSDGPGHGRIWGPWASGSLPTPAELEWDPAGDVGGLGPLGRRTAWTPGAPCELCGHRGPWGRGQSLEVRAGGVTSPQAPMDPSVCLLAGSFPFKVFMALCLPLSLSGSISLLLSQCSLPSLPLSLLASMSSSISLCFLLLCLHFLISSISLTHPKGPCYSKITPISKPPSACPAYLLIHSSLLKCYLFREACSGLQILLLLIL
- the SYNE4 gene encoding nesprin-4 isoform X3 produces the protein MALPPPLSPRPSSEPFSHAPGAPRELDTAECTIYPASGDDRIRLEQAQKQGQVSLDPPEHFQSGPRGTKPATGLPTSPTSSSQEDPTGAKHCEHSISGQEVLEAEQDSLHLSLLGLGLQLQDLERGLGPWASAQSGMVQLQALQADLRGAAERLDALLAFGEGLAQRSEPQARAPLEQVLRAFRAHRDSIFRQLWRLQAQMVSFSLVFEDINTLEQDLEVEGDSDGPGHGRIWGPWASGSLPTPAELEWDPAGDVGGLGPLGRRTAWTPGAPCELCGHRGPWGRGQSLEDMLMSGLNHRKHLAGHRRRSLLRKSQDKMRQVSPNLQDVMLEVDPGAPSSTSRRPLTFLLLFLFLLLVGAMLLLPTSGGSCCSPARLARTPYLVLSYVNGPPPI
- the SYNE4 gene encoding nesprin-4 isoform X2, with the translated sequence MALPPPLSPRPSSEPFSHAPGAPRELDTAECTIYPASGDDRIRLEQAQKQGQVSLDPPEHFQSGPRGTKPATGLPTSPTSSSQEDPTGAKHCEHSISGQEVLEAEQDSLHLSLLGLGLQLQDLERGLGPWASAQSGMVQLQALQADLRGAAERLDALLAFGEGLAQRSEPQARAPLEQVLRAFRAHRDSIFRQLWRLQAQMVFEDINTLEQDLEVEGDSDGPGHGRIWGPWASGSLPTPAELEWDPAGDVGGLGPLGRRTAWTPGAPCELCGHRGPWGRGQSLEVRAGGVTSPQAPMDPSVCLLAGSFPFKVFMALCLPLSLSGSISLLLSQCSLPSLPLSLLASMSSSISLCFLLLCLHFLISSISLTHPKGPCYSKITPISKPPSACPAYLLIHSSLLKCYLFREACSGLQILLLLIL